From a single Callithrix jacchus isolate 240 chromosome 5, calJac240_pri, whole genome shotgun sequence genomic region:
- the APOH gene encoding beta-2-glycoprotein 1, translating to MVSPVLILFSTFLCHVAMAGRTCPKPDELPFSTVVPLKTTYEPGEEIVYSCKPGYLSRGGMRRFTCPLTGMWPINTLKCTPRVCPFAGILENGAVRYTTFEYPNTISFSCNTGFYLNGTSSAKCTEEGKWSPQLPVCAPITCPPPSIPTFATLRVYKPSAGNNSLYQDTAVFQCLPQHAMFGNDTITCTLHGNWTKLPECREVKCPFPSRPDNGFVNYPAKPVLYYKDKATFGCHDGYSLDGPEEVECTKLGNWSAMPSCKASCKVPVKKATVVYQGERVKIQEKFKNGMLHGDKVSFFCKNKEKKCSYTEDAQCIDGTFEVPKCFKEHSSLAFWKTDASDVKPC from the exons ATGGTTTCTCCAGTGCTCATCTTGTTCTCGACTTTTCTCTGCCATGTTGCTATGGCAGGACGGA CTTGTCCCAAGCCAGATGAGTTACCATTTTCCACAGTGGTCCCATTAAAAACAACCTATGAGCCAGGAGAGGAGATTGTGTATTCCTGCAAGCCAGGCTACCTGTCCCGGGGAGGGATGAGGCGCTTTACCTGCCCTCTCACAGGAATGTGGCCCATCAATACTCTGAAATGTACAC CCAGAGTATGTCCTTTTGCTGGAATCTTAGAAAATGGAGCAGTACGATATACAACTTTTGAATATCCCAACACAATCAGTTTTTCTTGTAATACTGG GTTTTATCTGAATGGCACTAGTTCTGCCAAGTGCactgaggaaggaaaatggagTCCACAGCTTCCCGTCTGTGCTC ccATCACCTGCCCTCCACCATCCATACCGACATTTGCAACACTTCGGGTTTATAAGCCATCAGCTGGAAACAACTCCCTCTATCAGGACACAGCAGTTTTTCAATGTTTGCCACAACATGCGATGTTTGGAAATGACACAATTACCTGCACATTGCATGGAAATTGGACTAAATTACCAGAATGCAGGG AAGTAAAATGCCCATTCCCATCAAGGCCAGACAATGGATTTGTGAACTATCCTGCAAAACCAGTACTTTATTACAAGGATAAAGCCACATTTGGCTGCCACGATGGATATTCTCTGGATGGCCCAGAAGAAGTAGAATGTACCAAACTGGGAAACTGGTCTGCCATGCCAAGTTGTAAAG CATCTTGTAAAGTACCTGTGAAAAAAGCCACTGTGGTGTACCAAGGGGAGAGAGTAAAGATTCAGGAAAAATTTAAGAATGGAATGCTGCATGGTGAtaaagtttctttcttctgcaaaaataaggaaaagaagtgTAGCTATACAGAGGATGCTCAGTGTATAGACGGCACTTTTGAAGTCCCCAAATGCTTCAAGG AACACAGTTCTCTGGCTTTTTGGAAAACTGATGCATCAGATGTAAAGCCATGCTAA